From Scatophagus argus isolate fScaArg1 chromosome 2, fScaArg1.pri, whole genome shotgun sequence, a single genomic window includes:
- the vps37c gene encoding vacuolar protein sorting-associated protein 37C, whose translation MEKLQDLSQSELQELLDTPERVESMALESDEIQNIQLEREMALASNRSLAEQNLDMKPRLESQKEVLVERYSQLEAIRETYRKHCSLRDGMVGQVSPEALFARLQTEGSKTEAESEALADQFLEGSLTLDSFLDGFLSLRSLAHKRRVRIEKLQEILRQRSEGNPTAMTSSAAISQDSTATPSPWNQQTTTATTTNQQQPNSKPQTSSYQNPTQPVSSSAGGSSGLPYSPYPVTPPNPTPAAPSGPTNPPSQFPPYPGSGSPFTPAGSYPGPRPAFGPPAPASCPYPTQPSFPAPHPGSAFGQYTPSHPQRGPTPYPASYSYGGYSYPAGPTYSNSQSPTGRPMYRPGYGVPQPYS comes from the exons ATCCAGAACAttcagctggagagagagatggcgcTGGCATCAAATCGCAGCCTGGCCGAGCAAAACCTGGACATGAAGCCTCGTCTGGAGTCACAGAAGGAAGTGCTGGTGGAGCGATATTCTCAGCTAGAGGCCATCAGGGAAACTTACAGAAAACACTGCTCCTTAAGAG ATGGGATGGTGGGTCAGGTGTCTCCAGAGGCATTGTTTGCCAGACTACAGACCGAGGGCAGCAAAACAGAGGCAGAGTCAGAG GCTCTAGCTGATCAGTTTCTGGAGGGCTCTCTGACATTGGACTCCTTCCTCGACGGCTTCCTCTCTCTGCGATCCCTCGCTCACAAACGACGGGTGCGGATAGAGAAGCTCCAGGAGATCTTGCGACAGAGGAGCGAGGGCAATCCCACCgccatgacatcatcagcagcTATCAGCCAGGACTCCACCGCCACGCCCTCACCATGGAATCAGCAGACAACAACGGCAACAACGACAAATCAGCAACAGCCGAACTCCAAACCTCAGACCTCCAGCTACCAAAACCCCACGCAGCCAGTGTCCTCATCGGCAGGGGGCTCCTCTGGCCTTCCTTACAGCCCGTACCCTGTCACTCCCCCCAACCCTACTCCTGCAGCGCCCTCTGGCCCTACTAATCCCCCATCACAGTTCCCTCCATACCCAGGTTCTGGCTCACCATTCACCCCAGCAGGGAGCTACCCTGGCCCCAGGCCTGCTTTTGggcctcctgctcctgcttccTGTCCTTACCCCACCCAGCCATCCTTCCCTGCCCCACACCCGGGCTCAGCATTTGGCCAGTACACCCCTAGCCACCCTCAAAGGGGCCCAACACCCTATCCAGCCTCTTACAGCTACGGCGGCTACAGCTACCCAGCTGGTCCCACCTATTCCAATTCTCAGTCACCAACAGGAAGACCCATGTACAGACCTGGATATGGAGTTCCACAGCCGTACTCCTGA